One genomic window of Streptomyces sp. NBC_01276 includes the following:
- a CDS encoding NADH-quinone oxidoreductase subunit M codes for MSFPLLTVTAAVPAVGAVLTAAVPAARRTAAKWLALLFSLATLALAVLVAVRFEPGGDRYQLTESHAWIQDFGVRYEVGVDGIGVALIALTAVLIPFVIGAGWNDADPLETSNSRWRPTQGFFALILMVEAMVIISFEATDVFLFYIFFEAMLIPMYFLIGGFGDRAHAGTDENAAAQRSYAAVKFLLYNLVGGLIMLAAVIGLYVVAGNFSLQEITAARAAGTLDMATNTERLLFLGFFFAFAVKAPLWPLHTWLPNAMGESTAPVAVLITAVVDKVGTFAMLRFCLGLFPDASKWATPVILVLALISIVYGALLAVGQRDIKRLVAYASISHFGFIILGIFAMTSQGQSGATLYMVNHGISTAALMLVAGFLISRRGSRLIADYGGVQKVAPVLAGTFLIGGLATLSLPGLAPFVSEFLVLVGTFARYPVVGIIATVGIVLAALYTLVLYQRTMTGPVKEEVSGMRDLRLREVLVVAPLIALLIGLGVYPKVLTDIVNPAVEHTMSDVKQTDPKPEVAVEAKNGEAAK; via the coding sequence ATGAGTTTCCCGCTTCTGACGGTGACGGCGGCCGTGCCCGCGGTCGGCGCGGTCCTCACGGCGGCCGTCCCGGCCGCCCGCAGGACCGCCGCCAAGTGGCTTGCGCTGCTGTTCTCCCTGGCCACGCTGGCCCTGGCCGTGCTGGTCGCGGTCCGCTTCGAGCCCGGTGGCGACCGCTACCAGCTCACCGAGTCCCACGCCTGGATCCAGGACTTCGGCGTCCGCTACGAAGTGGGCGTCGACGGCATCGGGGTGGCGCTGATCGCGCTCACCGCCGTGCTGATCCCCTTCGTCATCGGCGCCGGCTGGAACGACGCCGACCCTCTGGAGACGTCGAACTCGCGCTGGCGGCCGACGCAGGGCTTCTTCGCCCTGATCCTGATGGTCGAGGCGATGGTGATCATCTCCTTCGAGGCCACCGACGTCTTCCTCTTCTACATCTTCTTCGAAGCCATGCTCATCCCGATGTACTTCCTCATCGGCGGCTTCGGGGACCGGGCCCACGCGGGCACCGACGAGAACGCGGCCGCGCAGCGCTCCTACGCGGCGGTCAAGTTCCTCCTCTACAACCTGGTCGGCGGTCTGATCATGCTGGCCGCCGTCATCGGGCTGTACGTGGTCGCCGGGAACTTCTCCCTCCAGGAGATCACCGCCGCCCGCGCCGCCGGCACCCTCGACATGGCCACCAACACCGAGCGGCTCCTCTTCCTCGGCTTCTTCTTCGCCTTCGCGGTGAAGGCCCCGCTGTGGCCGCTGCACACCTGGCTGCCGAACGCGATGGGCGAGTCCACCGCCCCGGTCGCCGTCCTGATCACCGCGGTCGTCGACAAGGTCGGCACCTTCGCGATGCTCCGCTTCTGCCTCGGGCTCTTCCCCGACGCGAGCAAGTGGGCCACCCCGGTGATCCTCGTCCTGGCCCTGATCAGCATCGTCTACGGCGCGCTCCTCGCGGTCGGACAGCGGGACATCAAGCGGCTGGTCGCGTACGCGTCGATCTCGCACTTCGGCTTCATCATCCTGGGCATCTTCGCGATGACCTCCCAGGGCCAGTCGGGCGCGACGCTCTACATGGTCAACCACGGGATCTCGACGGCCGCGCTGATGCTGGTCGCCGGATTCCTGATCTCCCGGCGCGGCTCGCGGCTCATCGCCGACTACGGCGGCGTCCAGAAGGTGGCCCCGGTCCTCGCCGGCACCTTCCTGATCGGCGGCCTCGCCACCCTCTCCCTGCCGGGCCTGGCGCCCTTCGTCAGCGAGTTCCTGGTACTGGTCGGCACGTTCGCCCGCTACCCGGTCGTCGGGATCATCGCCACCGTCGGCATCGTGCTGGCGGCGCTCTACACCCTGGTCCTGTACCAGCGCACCATGACCGGCCCCGTCAAGGAGGAGGTCTCCGGCATGCGGGACCTGCGCCTGCGCGAGGTCCTCGTGGTCGCCCCGCTGATCGCGCTGCTGATCGGACTGGGCGTCTACCCGAAGGTGCTCACCGACATCGTCAACCCGGCGGTGGAGCACACCATGTCGGACGTGAAGCAGACCGACCCGAAGCCCGAGGTGGCCGTCGAGGCCAAGAATGGGGAGGCGGCCAAGTGA
- the nuoL gene encoding NADH-quinone oxidoreductase subunit L has protein sequence MENLIALLIAAPLLGAVVLLCGGRRLDKAGHWLGTLFAAVSFGIGVVLFADMLGRSADDRTLHQFLYTWIPVEGFQADMAFQLDQLSMTFVLLISGVGTLIHIYSIGYMEHDERRRRFFGYLNLFVAAMLLLVLADNYLLLYFGWEGVGLASYLLIGFWQHKPSAATAAKKAFLVNRVGDIGLSIAIMLMFTTFGTFAFEPLFAAVGGATEGKLTAIGLMLLLAACGKSAQVPLQSWLGDAMEGPTPVSALIHAATMVTAGVYLIVRSAAIFNGAPDAQLVVTVVGAVTLLFGAIVGCAKDDIKKALAGSTMSQIGYMILAAGLGPIGYIFAIMHLVTHGFFKAGLFLGAGSVMHGMNDEVDMRRYGGLRTYMPVTFATFGLGYLAIIGFPGLSGFFSKDKIIEAAFAKGGTEGWILGGVALLGAAITAFYMTRVMLLTFFGEKRWQPDAEGHPPHPHESPKSMTVPMVVLAFGSVFAGGFFSIGDRFVDWLEPVTGDAHGNPPISALTVTLSTMVVLVIGVAIAWGMYGRKPVPVVAPRGSLLTRAARRDLYQDDFNHVVLVRGGEHLTRSLVYVDHSLVDGVVNGTAASVGGLSGRLRKLQNGYARSYAVSMFGGTAILIAATLLMRAV, from the coding sequence GTGGAGAATCTGATTGCGCTGCTGATCGCGGCGCCCCTGCTCGGAGCGGTGGTGCTGCTCTGCGGCGGCCGGCGCCTCGACAAGGCCGGGCACTGGCTCGGCACCCTGTTCGCCGCCGTCTCCTTCGGCATCGGCGTCGTCCTGTTCGCCGACATGCTGGGCCGCAGCGCCGATGACCGGACCCTGCACCAGTTCCTGTACACCTGGATCCCGGTGGAGGGCTTCCAGGCGGACATGGCGTTCCAGCTGGACCAGCTGTCGATGACCTTCGTCCTGCTGATCTCCGGCGTGGGCACGCTCATCCACATCTACTCCATCGGCTACATGGAGCACGACGAGCGCCGCCGCCGCTTCTTCGGCTACCTCAACCTGTTCGTCGCGGCGATGCTGCTGCTCGTCCTCGCCGACAACTACCTCCTGCTGTACTTCGGCTGGGAGGGCGTGGGCCTGGCCTCGTACCTGCTGATCGGGTTCTGGCAGCACAAGCCCAGCGCGGCCACGGCAGCGAAGAAGGCCTTCCTGGTCAACCGCGTCGGTGACATCGGCCTGTCGATCGCGATCATGCTGATGTTCACCACGTTCGGCACCTTCGCCTTCGAGCCGCTCTTCGCAGCGGTCGGCGGGGCCACCGAGGGCAAGCTGACGGCCATCGGCCTGATGCTGCTGCTGGCCGCCTGCGGCAAGTCGGCGCAGGTGCCGCTGCAGTCCTGGCTCGGCGACGCGATGGAGGGCCCGACCCCGGTCTCGGCCCTGATCCACGCGGCGACCATGGTCACCGCCGGCGTCTACCTGATCGTCCGCTCGGCCGCGATCTTCAACGGGGCGCCGGACGCCCAGCTGGTGGTCACGGTCGTCGGCGCGGTCACGCTGCTCTTCGGTGCGATCGTCGGTTGCGCGAAGGACGACATCAAGAAGGCCCTCGCCGGGTCCACGATGTCGCAGATCGGCTACATGATCCTCGCGGCGGGCCTCGGCCCGATCGGCTACATCTTCGCGATCATGCACCTGGTCACGCACGGCTTCTTCAAGGCGGGCCTCTTCCTCGGCGCCGGTTCCGTGATGCACGGGATGAACGACGAGGTGGACATGCGCAGGTACGGCGGCCTGCGGACGTACATGCCGGTCACCTTCGCGACCTTCGGCCTCGGCTACCTCGCCATCATCGGCTTCCCGGGACTGTCGGGCTTCTTCTCCAAGGACAAGATCATCGAGGCGGCCTTCGCGAAGGGCGGCACCGAGGGCTGGATCCTCGGTGGAGTGGCCCTGCTGGGCGCGGCGATCACCGCCTTCTACATGACCCGGGTCATGCTCCTCACCTTCTTCGGCGAGAAGCGCTGGCAGCCGGACGCGGAAGGCCACCCCCCGCACCCGCACGAGTCCCCGAAGTCCATGACCGTCCCGATGGTCGTGCTCGCCTTCGGCTCGGTCTTCGCGGGCGGGTTCTTCTCGATCGGCGACCGGTTCGTGGACTGGCTGGAGCCGGTCACCGGGGACGCGCACGGCAACCCGCCGATCAGCGCCCTGACGGTCACCCTGTCCACCATGGTGGTCCTGGTGATCGGTGTCGCCATCGCCTGGGGGATGTACGGCCGCAAGCCCGTCCCGGTCGTCGCCCCGCGCGGCTCGCTCCTCACCCGGGCTGCCCGCCGCGACCTGTACCAGGACGACTTCAACCACGTCGTGCTGGTGCGCGGCGGAGAGCACCTGACCCGCTCGCTCGTCTACGTGGACCACAGCCTGGTCGACGGAGTCGTCAACGGGACGGCCGCCTCGGTCGGCGGGCTCTCGGGCCGGCTGCGCAAGCTGCAGAACGGCTACGCCCGCAGCTACGCGGTCTCGATGTTCGGGGGCACGGCGATCCTGATCGCCGCGACCCTGCTGATGAGGGCGGTGTGA
- the nuoK gene encoding NADH-quinone oxidoreductase subunit NuoK, with protein sequence MNPVNYLYLAALLFTIGASGVLIRKNAIVLFMCIELMLNACNLAFVAFSRMHGNLDGQIIAFFTMVVAAAEVVVGLAIIVSLFRTRHSASVDDASLMKL encoded by the coding sequence GTGAACCCGGTCAACTACCTGTACCTGGCGGCCCTGCTGTTCACCATCGGCGCCTCCGGTGTGCTGATCCGGAAGAACGCGATCGTGCTGTTCATGTGCATCGAGCTGATGCTCAACGCGTGCAACCTCGCGTTCGTGGCCTTCTCCCGGATGCACGGCAACCTCGACGGCCAGATCATCGCGTTCTTCACGATGGTCGTCGCCGCCGCGGAGGTCGTGGTGGGCCTCGCGATCATCGTGTCGCTGTTCCGTACCCGCCACTCGGCCTCGGTCGACGACGCCAGCCTGATGAAGCTGTAA